One region of Chryseobacterium sp. C-71 genomic DNA includes:
- a CDS encoding DUF4271 domain-containing protein, which produces MMTSFFISIGKDKLFKLFILYKIIYNFAKNYPLPQSQDFTNQIRIPENNDWVVFILIGCLFLYIFMMNVIEREANLKDFLLQKYFDSSNNLPSWMITSCVITLSLAVLISQYVPVVPEYAAKLKIFGYQMNKFGYCLAAVSLFYFLRTALGFLFYQSIGDGKKWTIFYFTSTKFHFILSILVIILCITHYYFPIDRNEAFLYYFFFFMFVFVFKVFFYLFHRNNILPQKWYYKFLYICTLQIAPLLLLWKLLFI; this is translated from the coding sequence ATGATGACGAGTTTTTTCATTTCAATTGGCAAAGATAAGTTATTTAAGCTTTTTATTTTATACAAAATAATCTATAATTTTGCAAAAAATTATCCGTTGCCACAATCTCAAGATTTTACCAACCAAATAAGAATACCCGAAAATAACGATTGGGTAGTTTTTATACTTATAGGATGCCTTTTCCTGTATATTTTTATGATGAATGTCATAGAACGGGAAGCCAATCTCAAAGATTTTCTTCTGCAAAAGTACTTTGACTCGAGCAACAACCTGCCAAGCTGGATGATCACTTCTTGTGTGATTACATTAAGTTTAGCCGTTTTAATCTCGCAGTATGTTCCGGTAGTCCCAGAATATGCAGCAAAATTGAAGATTTTCGGATATCAGATGAATAAATTTGGATATTGTCTGGCCGCCGTTTCATTATTTTATTTCCTCCGAACAGCATTAGGTTTTTTATTTTACCAAAGCATCGGTGACGGAAAAAAATGGACTATTTTTTATTTTACCTCCACTAAATTTCACTTTATTCTGTCAATTTTAGTAATAATCTTATGTATAACCCACTATTATTTCCCAATCGATAGAAATGAAGCGTTTTTATACTACTTTTTCTTTTTTATGTTTGTCTTTGTGTTTAAAGTATTTTTCTATTTATTTCACAGGAACAACATATTACCTCAAAAATGGTATTATAAATTTTTGTATATTTGCACGCTTCAAATAGCACCTTTATTGTTGCTTTGGAAGTTATTATTTATTTAA